A genome region from Cutaneotrichosporon cavernicola HIS019 DNA, chromosome: 5 includes the following:
- a CDS encoding uncharacterized protein (Glycosyltransferase family 1 protein), whose amino-acid sequence MNELERTSQDESPPYPKSETPYSPSTPEIVDHEALGIDFAEVGVSGPDGDTRARVADNGMIDMWLTVDVDKPLPQLPLLAPPRRVRPLSVNVTDCPRLNIVIFVVGSRGDVQPYLALAIRLIQANGHRVRLATHSAFKDLVLAGNEHLRDTKYGDLTGHLEFFDVGGDPKELMAFMVKNPGLMPGFESLTNGDISSKRRMVGVMLNGFARSCSEPDQASNVPFAADVIISNPPSFAHVHVAEALGLPLIISFTMPWSPTSRFPHPLANVQRSNAGESVTNYLSYALADTLMWQGLGDIVNRFRVRLGISPLSALTGPMSTERLRVPVIYGWSPSLLPKPDEWRDNIDVVGFLTMPTTVSYTPDEKLRAFLAEGPPPIYIGFGSIVVKNPDALTHTILEAVKSTGVRALLSAGWSDLGGLDIPESVFVIKSDIPHDWLFADGRVAAVCHHGGAGTTAAGLRAGLPTIVVPFFGDQLFWGNAVAAAGAGPLPIPYKKLTADALANGIQVALSNPARLAAGAIGESIRAEDGTQAGVSSVHRLLPLEAMRCDVDASRAAQWWCKKHWIRLSNVVAGVMVSRKVLKWDDLRPLRVMEYETGRVFTEPVTAMSDSLLSITATGMIGTAQLLSKRPHKGLKKLTWGLLKGGGDVTNALYQGVDNLSGMMGTRVRPRALVSGFGEGVWEGSKGLMYGLMDGVTGLVTEPIDGYQRSGIGGAVAGFGRGLGNLYCRPMTGMLGVIVLPTQGAYRSIRTAKKKGGPLTPARRAESENAAAALTSDEAGRLVVSFLDATQFERTKVRRDAERLRQKELAIANAHDDLTPEEMREMATRDWWKQAIPPPRPERHSRTLSMSEEPSGKYLTLLDQKVDALKGDNLCADLKASESKLPSPVPPPLPPRKKV is encoded by the exons CTTTCAGTCAACGTTACGGACTGTCCTCGTCTCAACATTGtcatcttcgtcgtcggatCCCGAG GTGACGTTCAGCCATATCTGGCTCTCGCGATCCGGCTTATTCAAGCGAACGGACATCGGGTGCGCCTCGCAACCCACAGTGCATTCAAGGACCTCGTGCTTGCAGGTAATGAACATCTGCGCGACACCAAGTATGGCGACCTCACAGGCCACCTTGAGTTCTTTGACGTCGGCGGTGATCCCAAGGAGCTCATGGCGTTCATGGTGAAGA accCAGGTCTCATGCCCGGGTTCGAGTCGCTAACTAACGGCGACATCTCCTCCAAACGTCGCATGGTCGGCGTGATGCTCAATGGCTTTGCTCGGTCCTGTTCCGAACCAGACCAGGCGAGCAACGTACCGTTTGCAGCCGACGTCATCATCAGCAATCCGCCGTCGTTTGCACACGTTCATGTGGCGGAGGCACTCGGTCTGCCACTCATTATCTCCTTTA CCATGCCGTGGTCGCCCACGTCACGCTTTCCCCATCCGCTCGCCAACGTGCAGCGCTCAAATGCTGGCGAGAGCGTTACCAACTACTTGAGCTACGCCCTTGCAGACACTTT AATGTGGCAGGGGCTGGGTGACATTGTCAATCGTTTCCGCGTGAGGTTGGGGATCAGTCCGTTGTCCGCTCTTACGGGTCCAATGTCCACCGAACGTCTCCGCGTGCCCGTAATCTACGGGTGGAGTCCAAGCCTGCTTCCTAAACCAGACGAATGGCGGGACAACATTG ACGTCGTGGGGTTCCTCACTATGCCAACAACAGTGTCTTATACTCCAGACGAGAAGCTGAGGGCTTTCCTGGCTGAAGGGCCGCCGCCAATCTACATCGGCTTTGGGAGTATCGTTGTCAAGAACCCTGATGCGCTCACACATACAATCCTCGAGGCAGTCAAGAGCACAGGGGTACGCGCACTCTTGAGCGCAGGATGGAGTGACCTCGGAGGTCTTGACATTCCTGAATCCGTGTTCGTCATCAAAAGTGACATACCCCACGACTGGCTGTTTGCCGACGGACGCGTGGCAGCAGTTTGTCACCATGGTGGAGCAGGGACGACAGCAGCTGGGCTGCGAGCTGGTCTACCAACAATCGTTGTGCCGTTCTTTGGAGACCAGCTCTTTTGGGGCAATGCagtcgccgcggcgggcgcgggtCCTCTGCCGATCCCGTACAAGAAGCTCACCGCCGACGCGTTAGCCAATGGCATTCAAGTTGCGCTCTCCAACCCCGCGAGGTTGGCAGCTGGAGCCATCGGCGAGTCCATCCGCGCTGAAGACGGCACGCAGGCTGGGGTTTCCAGCGTTCACCGCCTGCTGCCCCTCGAAGCAATGCGATGTGACGTCGACGCaagccgcgccgcgcagtGGTGGTGCAAGAAGCATTGGATACGGTTGTCCAATGTGGTGGCAGGCGTCATGGTTAGTAGGAAAGTGCTCAAGTGGGACGACCTGCGACCACTCCGTGTCATGGAGTACGAGACCGGGCGCGTATTCACGGAACCCGTCACGGCAATGTCAGACTCGTTGCTTTCTATAACAGCGACTGGGATGATCGGTACTGCTCAGCTCTTGAGCAAGCGACCA cacAAGGGGCTAAAGAAGCTTACATGGGGCCTTCTAAAAGGAG GTGGCGACGTGACAAACGCGCTGTACCAAGGCGTCGACAACTTGTCAGGGATGATGGGCACACGGGTACGCCCACGCGCACTTGTTTCGGGGTTCGGAGAAGGGGTGTGGGAGGGGTCCAAGGGGCTAATGTACGGCCTGATGGACGGAGTGACCGGCCTCGTCACTGAACCGATAGACGGGTACCAACGATCA GGCATCGGCGGGGCGGTCGCAGGCTTTGGGCGGGGGCTTGGCAACCTGTACTGCCGGCCAATGACAGGCATGCTTGGCGTTATCGTCCTCCCAACCCAAGGGGCGTACCGCAGCATCCGCACGGCCAAAAAGAAGGGCGGGCCACTCACACCTGCACGACGTGCAGAGAGCGAGAACGCTGCGGCCGCATTGACTTCTGATGAGGCTGGACGTCTTGTCGTGTCCTTCTTGGACGCGACCCAGTTCGAGCGCACCAAGgtccgccgcgacgccgagcggcTGAGGCAGAAGGAGCTCGCAATTGCAAACGCGCATGATGACCTGACACCGGAAGAGATGCGGGAGATGGCGACTCGAGACTGGTGGAAGCAGGCCATTCCCCCACCAAGACCAGAGCGCCACTCTCGCACACTCAGCATGTCGGAGGAACCCTCTGGAAAGTATCTCACGCTTCTCGACCAGAAGGTTGACGCGCTGAAAGGTGACAACCTTTGCGCAGACCTGAAGGCTAGTGAATCAAAACTCCCAAGCCCTGTGCCTCCTCCCCTACCACCTCGCAAGAAAGTGTAG